From the Chryseobacterium fluminis genome, the window TATGAATGTTAAAAACATAATAAGTACAGAAAAAATAAACCAAAGAATAATTGAGAATATAATTCCTCCAAATCCGTCTCCATGAATAGGGGGCTCAAAATTAAATCCGTCAATTGTTAGACCTTTATCTGAAACTTTCTTTATTCTTTCATAATTTAATATAACCCCAATATTATCTTTTAATTTTATGCCATAGAACAATCCTAAACTAATGAAAAGGAAAAAAGTAATGGCTAAAATTGAAGTTGAAACAATAGAATTTTGGAATAGTGATCTGTGAGAATCCATTCCTGAAAACCAAACACTTAAGATAACCAAAATGATAATTCCCACTGTTAAATAGCTCAACGATTTTGTTTCGATGAAAGATTTTTTTTGAAATTTCATTTTTTCGTGAATAGAAAATGTTTTATTAAAATGCTTCGACTCCGCTCAGCATGACAATCCTAATACGATCTGTTGATTTTAACAGTTGCTTAGTAAGATCATGCTTAAACAAATCCGAAGCATCTAAGTTATGTAAGAAAAGTTACTTTAGAGCAATCAAAGCCTTCTCCAATTTCGGCATCATGGCTGAAATTTCCTCTGTGGCCACACCTCCGACAGAAGCTCTGAACCAGGGCTCGGATTTTTCTTCTCCAAAAGCTGAGAAAGGAACTAACGCCACTCCCGCTTCATTAATTAAATAAAATACCAAATCAGAAGAATTTTCAATAACGGATCCGTCAGGTTTGGTTTTTCCGATATAATCTAATTTGATGGTCAGGTACAGTGCGCCCATCGGTTCGATACTATTCACCGCAAGCCCTTTACCCTTTAAATCCTGGATTCCATTATGAAGTACTTTTAAGCTTGCTTCCAGTTTATTTTTGAAATCTTCTACGAAAGTGTTTACATCGTCAGGATTTTCATAGTATTTGGCTGTGGCTTCCTGCTCCGGTTTTGGTGCCCAGGCCCCAACGTGTGTTAAAAGCGCCTTCATTTTATCTAAAATATGAGCCGGACCGAATCCCCAACCTACTCTGACTCCTGTTGCAGCAAGGCATTTGGAGATACCATCAATATAAATGGTGTAATCTCTCATTTCAGGGAAAAGAGACACCGGATCTACATGTTTTGCTCCAAAAGTAAGGTTCGAATAAATTTGGTCGTACATTAAATACAATGGCTTTTCGTCCTCTCCTCTTTTTTTATTTTCTTCTAAAATCAATTCGCAGATCTCGGAAAGCTGCTCTTCTGTAAACATGGTTCCGGTTGGATTCAGTGGTGAACAAAGCGCTACCAGAACTGCTCCTGATAAATGAGGTCTCAAATCGTCTGCAGTGGGAAGGAAATTGTTTTCGGGAGTTGTTTTCACTTCTACTGCATCCGCCGAAGTGAGGTATGCATAGTGATTATTATTCCATGACGGTGTAGGGTAAACGACTTTATCCCCTTCGTCGACAATGGTTTTATAAACAGCATAAATCAATGGTCTTGACCCAGCAGTAATCAAAATATCATTAGGAGCGTAGTCTAAATTCCATCTTGTCATCAGGTCTTTAGAAACTTCTTTTCTTAAAGATAAAAGCCCGTTAGCAGGCGGATAATTCGTCAGATTGTTCTGATAAGCCTTCTGAATTTCTTCCTTTAACTTTGCAGGAATCGGATAGATATTAGAATTCAAATCACCAATGGTAAGATTCGCAATTTCCGCTCCTTTTGCCTTTAAATCATTTACTTCGTTACCAATTTTTACAATTTCTGAACCGATCAGGTTCGCCGCTAATTTTGAAACTTTCACTTTATTTTTATTTTATTAGAATTATGTTAAGTATGGTTATAAGGTATTAATGATGAGTGATGAGTTTAATTCTTTCATATTTATGACTTTTGACTGTTTGAAAGTTTCCACTGATGAATTTATAAACCGTCAAACTTTTCTGTAAGAATGACAATTTTATTGCAAGTAGAAACTATTTTTCCATTAACAAAGTCACTTATAATTCATAACTCAAAACTTATAACTCATGATATTATGTCAATTGAAGATCTTTTTTTACCTCCTGAATTTTCTCATCCAGAGATTTTAATTTATCTCTGAAGTCTGATTCAGACGAAATTGAATCTTTCACAGAAATATAAAACTTAATTTTCGGCTCTGTTCCTGAAGGTCTTACGCAAACTTTTGTACCGTCCTGAGTATAGTAGATCAAAACGTTTGATTTTGGAATATCATTCATAACCTGTTTTTCACCTTTTGAAACGATGAAATTGGTTTGCTCTTTAAAGTCTTTTACTTCTTCCACCAGTGATCCGGCCAATTCTTTCGGAGGATTTTCACGGAAGTTTTTCATCATCTCCTGAATTTCTTCAGCACCATCCCGGCCCTTTCTTACCAGATTAACCAATCCTTCATAATACATTCCGGTTTCCTGATAAATTTCGATAAGATATTGATACATCGTTCTGCCATTGGCTTTACACCAGGCCGCAATTTCACAAGCCAGGACAATACTTCCGCAGGAATCTTTATCTCTTACAAAATCTCCGGTCATAAATCCGAAACTTTCTTCACCGCCACAAACAAATTTTTCTCTGCCCTCAAAATCACGGATCATTTTTCCGATCCATTTGAATCCGGTAAGACCAGATTTACACTGCACGCCGAATTTCTGAGCAATATCAAAGAAAATATCTGAGGTTACAATGGTAGAGCCAATGAACTCTTTGCCCGTAATTTTATCAAGCTTTCTCCATTCATTCAGAATATAGTACGTAAGTATCGTATTGGTTTGATTTCCATTAAGCAACTGCATTTCACCCTCAAGATTTCTCACTGCAATTCCTAACCGGTCGCCATCAGGATCTGTTCCGATAACAATGTCAGCATTGGTAATTTTTGCAAGATCCATCGCCATCTCCAACGCCGCCGGCTCTTCAGGATTCGGAGAATTTACCGTTGGAAAATTTCCGCTCGGGATCATCTGCTCTGTAACCAGGTCAATTTTCTTAAAACCTGCTTTTTTAAGTGCCTTAGGAACGGTTGTATAGGTTGTACCGTGAATTGATGTGAAAACAATATTCAGGTTTTCTTTACCGACATTCTGATAGGTCGAGTTTTCGATACAGGCATCGATATACACTTCGTCCTGCTCCTCTCCGATCCATTCAATTAAAGCATCATTTCCGTTAAATTTAATTTCGTCAAATTTTACAGAATAAACTTCATTTATAATCGCTTCATCATGAGGAGGAACAATTTGTGCTCCGTCATTCCAGTATACTTTATAGCCATTGTATTCCGGCGGATTGTGAGACGCAGTCAGTACAATTCCTCCGTTACATTTTTTGTCGCGTACTGTGAAAGATAATTCCGGAGTCGGTCTGTGATCCTTGAAAAGCAATACTTTAATTCCGTTTGCCGTTAAAACGTCCGCCACTAATTTCCCAAATTCTCTTGAGTTATTTCGAACATCGTAAGCAATGGCTACGCTGATTTCTTCCCCTTTAAACTGCTTTAACATGTAATTCGCAAGTCCCTGTGTAGCCTGACCTAACGTATATTTATTTAAACGATTGGTTCCGACTCCCATAATTCCTCTCATCCCTCCAGTTCCGAATTCAAGCTCTCTGTAAAAAGAGTCTTCAAAATCAGGCGAATTGCTGTCAATTAATAATTGAACCGCATCTCTCGTTTCTTTATCGAATGTGTCACTTAACCACAGTTTTGCTTTTTCTAATGTTGACATATTTGTATTTTGGTATTCTTTGGCTGGAAGTTGGGAGATGGAGGATGGAAGTTTTCCAGCTTCATGCTCCAAGCTTCTTGCCCGTTATTTAAATTTAAGTTTCTTTATTTTTTAGTTAGAAACTGGGAGACGGAGGATGGAAGTTTCCACCTTTACCTTCCAATATTCTTTCCTGTTATTTTTTAAATTTTACTCGGTTGGATACTAGAGGCTGGGAGTTGGAGTCTTCCAATCATCCTGCTTCAGGCTTCCAGCCTTATTATTCTTTTATTTGATTTCTAAATGCTATAATCTGATGCATAAGACTATAACTCTCACTATATAATTTACTAAAATCTTCTTCTGAAAAATATTTTCTGTTTTTTGCTTTGTATAAACAGGTTACCACTTCAGCCAAAGAACGAATTGAATATCCTAGAAATTTTCTAAACTCTAATTTTGATTGCAAAATACTTCCTTCAGAAATATTTAATGCGATAGAATCCGATGCTCTTCTAACTTGTGAAGTTAGATTAAACACTTCATCTTTCGGAAAGTTTCTAGATAATTTAAAAATTCTTTCTCCAAAATCCATAGATTTTTGCCAAATAATCAGTTTCTCAAATTTGAAACTCATAAATTAATACTTTTATCATCATTTGTTATGGGTCTATTTTAACTTCTATCCTCCATCTTCCCGCATCCAGCCTTTGCTTAATCTAATTTTTTATTTTCTACTCTCGTTTCCCTGTCGATTTTAAAAGCACGAATAGGATCATTGTAATATATAAATTTTGCCGTATTCTGAACATGGCCTTTTAATGAGTCCTTTACATTCACTTCTGCATAGTTTCCATTTTTGGAATCAATTTTCAGGTTATCTATTTTCCAGTAGGGAGCAATCAGGCTTGCCGTGTCTGAAATTTTGATTATAGCATCTTTCGTTTGTCCCAAAAAATTGGCCCTGCTTCGGTTCATCATTTCGACTTCTGCTCTTCTGGTGTTTACCGAACCCATAAAGGTTGCATAGTTTTTTAAATTCAGTTTGAAATTATCGGTTTTAATTTCACTGGAAATATTCATTTCTACCGAATCAGAAATCGAGATTTTTTCAAGATTATATTTTGAATAGATGGTTACATTATAAAAATCCACTCCCTTTGTCCCCCTTTTTTCTTTGATTGACAATGTTTTATCATTTACATCCACATCAAGATTATCTGCAACATTCGGATATGTTTCTATTTCTACAAAGTTTTTTGTTCCCCTTGCATAAAACACCCGGAACTTTCCATCCAGGTCAAGGTTTACAAATTCTGAAACATCTACATCTTTTCTCTCAATAGTGCCTTCCGGAGAAATTTTCCCACAGGCAACCATCGCTAAAAGCAAGATTGCGTATACTATAGTTCTCATTACTTTAAAATATTCTGTATAAAATAATAATTATAGCGAAACTTTCTATTCCCATTAAAGCATAAAGAATTAATACTCTCCACAGTAATCCTATTTTTGAGTATGAATTTTTAAAAGCATTCCAATACGTAACTGCGGGGAAGAGAATAAAAAGACCGAATATAACTTTACCAAAAATATCGAAAATCTTTGAAACAGGCTTCCATAAACCTATTAAACTTACGATATCGTCCAACAAAAATAAGATTAATATTCCTAAAAGACTCACTGTTCCGATGATAAAATGCTCTGCAATGTTGAATTTTACCTTTTTAAACAACAGATAGGCATTAACGGCCAACATTGGAATGATCACAAAAAGGATTGTTTTCGAATATTTTGAAAAGAAGTCTTTAATGTCAGAATTATTCGCCAGAGTTTCTGAAGGAGCAAATTTCTCATAAAAATGCAGTCCCAACACATTAAAACCAAAAAGAATCAGTAACAGCGATATAAAATTGCTGTATCTGATTCTTTTTCCTGAAATATAATCTTTCGCCGTTTTTCCGGGTCTCAGTAAAATATCTTTTAAAGTATTGAAAAATCTGGCTTCAACATGCCAGATCGATCCCAAAATATCATTTTTGATGAGTGAATGAACCGTTATTCTTGCTGTGTCGGCTTTCTGTCCGCAATGAGCACAAAACTCACCGGAGATTGAATGGCCGCAGTTCAGACAACTTTTTTTATTCATTCTTCATTCTTTAAGGTGAAATTTTCTTAAACATAGGATATCCTATAAAAATCATAAGAATCATTAGAGATACCGCTATTACAATTTTACTTAAGGTAAATTTGAGATCTCTTATGATATGTTTCTCAAAACAATAATTGAAAATAAAAAGTAAAACTGGTATTAAAAATATGAAAAATTTCCTTTCAGCTACTCCGGTAACGGATTCTATTATTTTAAAATAATGTCCATACAGAACTAAAAAGGTAATAATAATTACCATATTTACCAATATCAGAATCAGTTTTTTAAGCATTTTTAAATCACTTCATCGATATTATAATTCTTATGTTCCCTGTTTGTTCTGATGATCATTTCTCCCAAAAATCCCGCAATAAAAAGCAGGGTTCCCATAATCATCATGGTTAAGGCAATAAAAAACCACGGATTATTGGTAATTAAATGTCCGTAAATTCCACGGGCCACATCAATTAATTTTGAAATTCCCAACCAAAGTGCAGACAGAAAGCCTACGATAAACATCAGCGTACCTACGGCTCCGAAAAAATGCATCGGTCTTCCTCCGAACCTGCTTACAAACCAAAGTGTTATCAGGTCCAGAAAACCCCTGATAAATCTTTCGGTTCCGAATTTTGAAGTTCCGTATGGTCTTGCCTGGTGCTGAACTTCTTTTTCCGTAATTCTTCTGAAACCGGCATTGGCTGCCAGAACAGGAATATACCGGTGCATATCTCCATATACATCGATGGTTTTAACGACCTGTTTTTTATAGGCTTTCAAACCACAATTAAAATCATGAAGCTCGACTCCCGAAACTTTTCTTGCTGCCGCATTGAATAATTTTGACGGGACATTTTTCGTCATTACGTTATCAAAACGTTTTTTCTTCCATCCGGAAACGATATCGTAATTATCCTGAACAACCATATTGTAAAGTTCAGGAATTTCTTCCGGAAAATCCTGTAAATCAGCATCCATCGTGATGATTACTTCTCCATTTGTTCTTTCAAAAGCGGCATGAAGCGCCTGGGATTTTCCATAATTTTTGGAAAATTTAATACCGTGGATCTGAGGATGCTGAACTTTTAAATTCTCAATGATACTCCACGATAAATCTGTACTTCCGTCATCTACAAACCATATTTCAAAAGATAACCCGTTTGATTTACAAACATGATCTATCCTTGAAAAAAGCTCTTCCAGAGAAGCTTCTTCGTTCAGTAACGGAATAACTATAGATAAATTCATTTAATTTTGATAAAAAATTATTCTTGATCTGTTGTTTCCTGGTAAATCGTCCTGGTTCTGAAAAACGCTCCAAAAAACACCGACAAAACTACGTAAAATATAAGAATTGCTGCAAAATATCCTGAAAAATGACTTACCGTAAGCATATCTTTTCCTTTTACAGCGTCAGGAGAAAAGCTCGGCAGCCTTTCTTTGTACTTCTGGTCCAGTTCATCAATGTCCTTCTGATGTTTCAACACCTTTCTTGCAGACTGATATTCCTTGTCCATTTCTGCTTTTTGTCTGGTTACATACTGATAATTCAGCAGCTTTTTTGCGTCGGTATCCGCGAAATTCAGGAATGCATAAATACTGAAAACAGACAGGATTCCCCCGATGAACATCGGAACGAATGACCTCTTAAAAGCATCTTTAAAAGATACTACTTTATTTTTATTCCAGTATGATTTCACCGACCAGAATGCTGCTCCAGCATAAATTAACGGCAGAACGAAAGCATTGGCTTTCAGTGAAATATCAAAATACTCAACTCCTGAAAAGAAGTAATACACCACGAAAAAAACAATCATCGTAGTTCCAAACAGTAAAATTCCTAATGTGGAAGGGCTTTTCGTCATATCTAAATTTTTTGAAAATTTTTGAAAAATTATTGTCCTGAATTTCAGCAATGTACCTCTATCAGTTGTTTTTTTCAATTAATTTTCTGTAATAATGTTTTGAAGTTTATAAAATATTCCTACCTTTGCAACGGCAAGTCCTAAACAACCAGCTCCTGAGAATCCTCCAGGGTGGGAACGCAGCAAAGGTAATTGGTCGTAGCGGTGTGATTTAGGTAGCTTGCCATTTTTTTTTGGTTTAAATTGAAGAGAGGTAATTTGAAGATTATCTTTTTTTATGTCTAAACTTTCCAACATTTCTATTTTAATTTTCAAATTACCTTTCTCAGTTTTATTTAAAATTCGAATTCCTCTCCTAATTTCGGTAAAACAAGTTCTACATTTTTATCTGCAAAATGCTTCAGCGCACTTTCGTGATTAATTTCAATAGCAGGGAATGTATCAAAATGGCATCCGATCACTTTTGGTGTTTTCAATAATTCTGCTGCTGCAAAAGCTGCTTTTTGAGGACACATGGTGTAATGACTGCCAACAGGAAGAATAGAAAGGTCTAAATTACCATATAATCTTGGAAACAGCTCCATATCTGCCATTACTCCGGTATCGCCAGCCAGATATATGTTTTTACCTTCAGGAAGAGTAAAAACATATCCTACAGGAACGCCTCCGTAGCTCCCGTCAGGGAACGAACTGGTATGATGCGCCGGAACCATATAGATTTTAAGATCGTCGATTTTTGCGGATCCTCCTAAGTTTACATCATCTGTATTTTTAGCATCTTTAAAATGAGCACAGATTTCCGGTACCGCGATAATTGTTGCTTCGGGATGAAACTGTAATACTTCCTCCACATCTGCAATATGATCGCCGTGCGCATGGGTCAATAATATATAATCGATTTTTTGTGCTGCTATATCAAAACCTGATTCAGCTTTTTTGTAGTTGTAGAAAGGGTCACATAAAATTGTTTTGTCATTGTAAGTGAACAAAAAACAGTTTTGTCCCAGATATTGTATTTTCATTTTAATTTATTTTTTTTGTTTTATGAATTTATCATATGATCTACTTTTACTGCTCCGAAATTAAAATAGTAAATCAGATATAAACCGACGATCATGATTAAAATTGGATTATTAATATTGTATTTAGGTCCTTTCTGATGGTCAGTACAGAAACTACGAAATTGATCAGGAACAGTATTCCCAAAATAACCGGTATCAAGTTCTGATAACAATAATTCGTTAAACAATTGCATCGCTAATAATGATACATAGCTGATGAATATAACAACGGATGACCATAAAAAATCTAAATCAGATTAGTTATCATTAACTGAAAAAGTTAAGTCCGAAAGCAGTAAGCACTGCCATTACGAAAGTAATGATACCTACCTGCTTCAAAAAAGGATCCAGTTGTCTCGGTTCTTTAACTTCCATAATTTTTCTTCTCAGCTTGGCAATCGGAATCAATAAAATCATTACGATGAACACGTAATAGTTTTGAGACTGGAAAAATCCGTTAATTCCAAAGAAAATCAAGATTAAAATCAAAGGAAGCTGCAGTAAAACCATTTCGTAAATCATTGCATTTCTGAAACCAATTCTTAATGCAAAACTGTTTTTACCTGACAATCTGTCGCTTTCGATGTCTCTCATATTATTCAGATTCAAAACAGCCATGCTCATCATTCCGATGGCTGTTCCCGGCAACAGCATATCCCAGCTGAATGTTTTTGTAAAGAGAAAATAACTTCCGCAGACCGATACCAATCCGAAAAAGATAAACACAAAAAGATCTCCCAATCCCATGTATCCGTAAGGTTTTTTACCAACCGTATATCCTATCGCCGCTAAAATACAGGCTACCCCCAATCCGATGAAGATATAAAATTCATTCATATGATCAGGAATGAAAGCCATATAAAGAAGAGCAACAGTCGCTGTAAAAGATAAAATTGAGAAAAGAATAACGGCATTTTTCATTTGTCCTGCCGTAATTTTTCCTGATGCTACAGCCCTGGATTCTGCTTCCGTCGCTCTTTTGGCATCTGTCCCTTTTATGCCGTCTCCGTAATCATTGGCATAATTTGATAAGATCTGATATAACAAAGTCACCAGAAGTGCCAATGCAAAAATCTTCCAGTCCCAAATTCCACCTTCACCATAAAGCCTCCATTTTGCAATGAAAGCTCCCATTATAATTCCGCTTAAAGAAAGCGGCAACGTTCGTAGCCTTGCGGCCTTTATCCAATCAGTCATAAGTTTGTATGATGTAAATTGTATGATGTACAATGTAAAGTCTAATGTATTGAATCATTAATACATTTTACATTATACTTTGTACAGTTTATGATATCCATTTATCCTTCCCGAAGTCCGGCTTTCTTTTTTCCAGGAATGCATTTCTACCTTCTTTCGCCTCCTCTGTCATATATGCTAAACGGGTTGCTTCTCCTGCAAAAACCTGTTGCCCTACCATTCCGTCATCCGTTAAATTCATGGCGAATTTCAGCATTCGTATTGATGTCGGAGATTTTGCCAAAATTTCCTGCGCCCATTCATAAGCAGTATCTTCCAGTTCATCATGAGAAATTACAGCATTTACCATTCCCATTTCAAAAGCTTCCTGAGCCGAATAGTTTCTGCCTAAAAAGAAAATTTCACGTGCTTTTTTCTGTCCGACCATTTTGGCAAGGTAGGCTGAACCATATCCTCCGTCAAAACTGGTAACATCAGCATCAGTCTGCTTAAAAATGGCATGCTCTTTACTGGCTAACGTAAGATCGCAGACGACATGAAGAGAATGACCTCCACCGACTGCCCATCCAGGTACAACTGCAATAACCGCTTTTGGCATAAACCGGATCAGGCGCTGAACTTCTAAAATATTCAACCGGTGTCTTCCGTCTTCTCCTACATATCCCTGATGCCCCCTCGCCTTCTGGTCGCCTCCGCTGCAAAAAGCCCAACCACCATCTTTAGGACTCGGCCCTTCTCCTGAAAGCAAAACCACTCCTATTGAAGGATCTTCTGAAGCGTCATAAAAAGCATCATATAATTCTGAAGTAGTTTTCGGTCTGAAAGCATTGCGGATTTCAGGTCTGTTGAAAGCAATTCTTGCCACCCCGTTGCATTTTTTATAAGTAATGTCCTCATATTCTTTGACGGTTTTCCACTCGATCATATTGTAAAAATTTTTCCCAAAGATACGGAATTACAGAGAATTTTTAAGTTCAAAAAAGACGAATATCACGGAAATAAATCCAATCTTTAACCACATAAGTCCATGAAAAAACCGAAACAATAATGTTTCGGTTTCATTCATATTGATCTTAAGATTATTTAGCTTTTGCTGCAAGAGCATCTTCTTTAGCTTTCATTTCTTTAGCCTTCTCATTGTTTTTGGTAATGATATAAATCTGCTTCAGCATTGAAACAGCGTCAATATTATTAGCGTCCGCCTGGTACCATTTTTCGGCATAAGGTAAAGCTTTGGTAAAACGCTCTTTTCTTGCGTCGATTAATTTACTGGCTTCATCAGCATTTGTCTTTCTGAGAGCATTGATATTTTCAACAACTTTAGCATCATCACCTATGATAGTGAAAATTAAATTCTGATATGCATTGAAGAAATCCGGTTTAAGCTCAATTGCTTTCTTGAATGAAGTTTCTGCATCGGCAGCTGTAGCTTCATTTTTAGATTGCAGAACACCTAAATTATACCAGTTTGTCGCGTCATTTGGATTTTTGGCTAACTGTTCTTTCAGGTTCTGCATAAATTTATCTGTGT encodes:
- a CDS encoding phospho-sugar mutase, producing the protein MSTLEKAKLWLSDTFDKETRDAVQLLIDSNSPDFEDSFYRELEFGTGGMRGIMGVGTNRLNKYTLGQATQGLANYMLKQFKGEEISVAIAYDVRNNSREFGKLVADVLTANGIKVLLFKDHRPTPELSFTVRDKKCNGGIVLTASHNPPEYNGYKVYWNDGAQIVPPHDEAIINEVYSVKFDEIKFNGNDALIEWIGEEQDEVYIDACIENSTYQNVGKENLNIVFTSIHGTTYTTVPKALKKAGFKKIDLVTEQMIPSGNFPTVNSPNPEEPAALEMAMDLAKITNADIVIGTDPDGDRLGIAVRNLEGEMQLLNGNQTNTILTYYILNEWRKLDKITGKEFIGSTIVTSDIFFDIAQKFGVQCKSGLTGFKWIGKMIRDFEGREKFVCGGEESFGFMTGDFVRDKDSCGSIVLACEIAAWCKANGRTMYQYLIEIYQETGMYYEGLVNLVRKGRDGAEEIQEMMKNFRENPPKELAGSLVEEVKDFKEQTNFIVSKGEKQVMNDIPKSNVLIYYTQDGTKVCVRPSGTEPKIKFYISVKDSISSESDFRDKLKSLDEKIQEVKKDLQLT
- a CDS encoding metal-dependent hydrolase; its protein translation is MKIQYLGQNCFLFTYNDKTILCDPFYNYKKAESGFDIAAQKIDYILLTHAHGDHIADVEEVLQFHPEATIIAVPEICAHFKDAKNTDDVNLGGSAKIDDLKIYMVPAHHTSSFPDGSYGGVPVGYVFTLPEGKNIYLAGDTGVMADMELFPRLYGNLDLSILPVGSHYTMCPQKAAFAAAELLKTPKVIGCHFDTFPAIEINHESALKHFADKNVELVLPKLGEEFEF
- a CDS encoding DUF4199 domain-containing protein, whose protein sequence is MTKSPSTLGILLFGTTMIVFFVVYYFFSGVEYFDISLKANAFVLPLIYAGAAFWSVKSYWNKNKVVSFKDAFKRSFVPMFIGGILSVFSIYAFLNFADTDAKKLLNYQYVTRQKAEMDKEYQSARKVLKHQKDIDELDQKYKERLPSFSPDAVKGKDMLTVSHFSGYFAAILIFYVVLSVFFGAFFRTRTIYQETTDQE
- a CDS encoding pyridoxal phosphate-dependent aminotransferase, translating into MKVSKLAANLIGSEIVKIGNEVNDLKAKGAEIANLTIGDLNSNIYPIPAKLKEEIQKAYQNNLTNYPPANGLLSLRKEVSKDLMTRWNLDYAPNDILITAGSRPLIYAVYKTIVDEGDKVVYPTPSWNNNHYAYLTSADAVEVKTTPENNFLPTADDLRPHLSGAVLVALCSPLNPTGTMFTEEQLSEICELILEENKKRGEDEKPLYLMYDQIYSNLTFGAKHVDPVSLFPEMRDYTIYIDGISKCLAATGVRVGWGFGPAHILDKMKALLTHVGAWAPKPEQEATAKYYENPDDVNTFVEDFKNKLEASLKVLHNGIQDLKGKGLAVNSIEPMGALYLTIKLDYIGKTKPDGSVIENSSDLVFYLINEAGVALVPFSAFGEEKSEPWFRASVGGVATEEISAMMPKLEKALIALK
- the menA gene encoding 1,4-dihydroxy-2-naphthoate octaprenyltransferase, whose translation is MTDWIKAARLRTLPLSLSGIIMGAFIAKWRLYGEGGIWDWKIFALALLVTLLYQILSNYANDYGDGIKGTDAKRATEAESRAVASGKITAGQMKNAVILFSILSFTATVALLYMAFIPDHMNEFYIFIGLGVACILAAIGYTVGKKPYGYMGLGDLFVFIFFGLVSVCGSYFLFTKTFSWDMLLPGTAIGMMSMAVLNLNNMRDIESDRLSGKNSFALRIGFRNAMIYEMVLLQLPLILILIFFGINGFFQSQNYYVFIVMILLIPIAKLRRKIMEVKEPRQLDPFLKQVGIITFVMAVLTAFGLNFFS
- a CDS encoding 1,4-dihydroxy-2-naphthoyl-CoA synthase yields the protein MIEWKTVKEYEDITYKKCNGVARIAFNRPEIRNAFRPKTTSELYDAFYDASEDPSIGVVLLSGEGPSPKDGGWAFCSGGDQKARGHQGYVGEDGRHRLNILEVQRLIRFMPKAVIAVVPGWAVGGGHSLHVVCDLTLASKEHAIFKQTDADVTSFDGGYGSAYLAKMVGQKKAREIFFLGRNYSAQEAFEMGMVNAVISHDELEDTAYEWAQEILAKSPTSIRMLKFAMNLTDDGMVGQQVFAGEATRLAYMTEEAKEGRNAFLEKRKPDFGKDKWIS
- a CDS encoding four helix bundle protein, translated to MSFKFEKLIIWQKSMDFGERIFKLSRNFPKDEVFNLTSQVRRASDSIALNISEGSILQSKLEFRKFLGYSIRSLAEVVTCLYKAKNRKYFSEEDFSKLYSESYSLMHQIIAFRNQIKE
- a CDS encoding DUF3667 domain-containing protein, producing the protein MNKKSCLNCGHSISGEFCAHCGQKADTARITVHSLIKNDILGSIWHVEARFFNTLKDILLRPGKTAKDYISGKRIRYSNFISLLLILFGFNVLGLHFYEKFAPSETLANNSDIKDFFSKYSKTILFVIIPMLAVNAYLLFKKVKFNIAEHFIIGTVSLLGILILFLLDDIVSLIGLWKPVSKIFDIFGKVIFGLFILFPAVTYWNAFKNSYSKIGLLWRVLILYALMGIESFAIIIILYRIF
- a CDS encoding glycosyltransferase family 2 protein → MNLSIVIPLLNEEASLEELFSRIDHVCKSNGLSFEIWFVDDGSTDLSWSIIENLKVQHPQIHGIKFSKNYGKSQALHAAFERTNGEVIITMDADLQDFPEEIPELYNMVVQDNYDIVSGWKKKRFDNVMTKNVPSKLFNAAARKVSGVELHDFNCGLKAYKKQVVKTIDVYGDMHRYIPVLAANAGFRRITEKEVQHQARPYGTSKFGTERFIRGFLDLITLWFVSRFGGRPMHFFGAVGTLMFIVGFLSALWLGISKLIDVARGIYGHLITNNPWFFIALTMMIMGTLLFIAGFLGEMIIRTNREHKNYNIDEVI
- a CDS encoding GIN domain-containing protein, encoding MRTIVYAILLLAMVACGKISPEGTIERKDVDVSEFVNLDLDGKFRVFYARGTKNFVEIETYPNVADNLDVDVNDKTLSIKEKRGTKGVDFYNVTIYSKYNLEKISISDSVEMNISSEIKTDNFKLNLKNYATFMGSVNTRRAEVEMMNRSRANFLGQTKDAIIKISDTASLIAPYWKIDNLKIDSKNGNYAEVNVKDSLKGHVQNTAKFIYYNDPIRAFKIDRETRVENKKLD